ATTAATTTGCCCCTTACGGCCAATGCCTTGAATGCGCACATAGGCATAGAGCAAGTAGGGAGCTGTATTGCCCTGCAGTGCCAGCATTTTGTCATAGCTGAAAATATAGTTACTGCATCGGTTCTGGCTCAGATCCGCATATTTCACCGCCGCAATGCCAATGGTCTGGGCAACCTCCTGGATAAAGTCGGGGGTTTCTTGGCGCTGCTCAGCCTCCAGCCGGGTTTCTAGATCGGTGCGAGTCCGGGCGATCGCCTGATCCAACAGATCCTGTAACCTCACCGTATCCCCTGATCGAGTCCGAAATTTCTTGCCATCTTCCCCCAACACGAGGCCAAAGGGCACATGCACCACCTCCACTCCTGGGGGAATCCAACCCGCCCGTTGTGCCACCTGAAAAAAACTGAGCAAAATGAGTGGACTGGCCAACATCGGTGACATAGATGATGCGTTGTGCCTGATCCTGGTGAATCCGGTAACGCAGGGCAGCCAAATCTGTGGTGGCGTAGTTGTACCCCCCATCGGATTTCTGCACAATCAAGGGTTGGG
This genomic stretch from Neosynechococcus sphagnicola sy1 harbors:
- the argS gene encoding arginine--tRNA ligase — encoded protein: MGGTTTPPQIWLPCVTGFTRIRHNASSMSPMLASPLILLSFFQVAQRAGWIPPGVEVVHVPFGLVLGEDGKKFRTRSGDTVRLQDLLDQAIARTRTDLETRLEAEQRQETPDFIQEVAQTIGIAAVKYADLSQNRCSNYIFSYDKMLALQGNTAPYLLYAYVRIQGIGRKGQINLQQLSSDRRLQLEDETELVLAKHLLQLTDTLEQVGQDLLPHRLCQYLFELSQKFNQFYDRCPVLSAAEPLQTSRLALCDLTARTLRLGLSLLGIPVLERM